The window CGCAAAGGGCAAGGCGAGTGGTACGGCAAAGCACGAACATGGCTGCACTTTGGTGATGACTATCATTATATAGCGTTTAGCGATCACGGTGAGGGTCACAACAGAGCACTCGAAGGTCACCAAGTCGGCTTGGCACATTTTGCCTATGTGGTTCAAAGTATCGAGCGTGTCGTTAATAGGCTAACCGAAGCGGGTTATGCGGTCGATAAAGTCGGGGCGCAGCATCCACACCGAAAAAACGTTTACTTTATTGATCCAGCTGGATATGAAATTGAGTTTGTGGAATATATGAGTGATCTGCCTTCTGAGCGTAATAGTGATTAACTTGCTAAGAAGCATGAGTGTTACCCATGTTATAGCTATAGCGGGTGGTTAGAATGAGGGAGATCTAGCGTTTTTAAAAACAAATGATCCGCCCTCATTTGGTGAGTACCGCTCTGTTATTACTTAACCTGAGGTTTGGATAAGGAATGAGC is drawn from Pseudoalteromonas sp. NC201 and contains these coding sequences:
- a CDS encoding VOC family protein codes for the protein MYLEHVNLVVSDLEEVLHFYRAAFPHWKVRRKGQGEWYGKARTWLHFGDDYHYIAFSDHGEGHNRALEGHQVGLAHFAYVVQSIERVVNRLTEAGYAVDKVGAQHPHRKNVYFIDPAGYEIEFVEYMSDLPSERNSD